From one Plectropomus leopardus isolate mb chromosome 8, YSFRI_Pleo_2.0, whole genome shotgun sequence genomic stretch:
- the LOC121947284 gene encoding transcriptional regulator QRICH1-like — protein sequence MNNSLDGTGSYEELVRQKARSIPQHRMKEFLESLASKGPDALQEFSQQGGDTTTTTTTMVYQQEANCIYTDSTEVAGSLLELACPVQVQVQPQQQQIQESTSQQQAVQQNTEQQIVQVQIQGQQQGQMLGQVLQVPSGSHQQLQGVTTAQLIQPGELTEEQHQQLQAQLVAAVAGGQQIQIQTVGALSPSQQQDNVERRVLGTTVATSQGAGVLQPAKKRKVDMPITVSYALPGQQVATVLAIPQGQGQQQSYVSLRPDLLTVDSSHLYSATGTITSPTGETWTIPVYSAPAASGGREQVTHIAIPQEAYGTVQVAGPNTTTMTTMPTQVTVENDKLKSQSQTVQAVSSITSSGGMGGQEEVVHTLAANTLFPAQLMNGNIHIPVAVQGYSNATQSLIWDPQQQVLHTQGLSGQDAQQLQGQTVVAEVDGHGQQQVQVQELLLPATLKPEEGLEVWGLWAQRKNAELEKSDKNKLAPIGRRQALRFQEDLVSCAVAELCMGLSLMTTEARGMEGESYEADVLYYVFLCIQKYLFDNGRVDDIFSDQYYTRFAHSLHQILEPWRPSIHPLGYIIPSHVTEEMLWECKQLGAHSPSTLLTTLMFFNTKYFHLKTVDQHLKVAFSKVLRHTRKSPNNPKDKSTSIRYLKSTERFIGQKVTDDMYSEQLEDPENPLRCPIKLYDFYLFKCPQSAKGRNDTFYLTPEPVVAPNSPIWYSTQPIPKEQLEQMLTRILVIREIQEAINMSESVH from the exons ATGAATAACTCCCTGGATGGTACAGGCTCCTATGAGGAGCTTGTGAGGCAAAAAGCTCGGAGCATCCCCCAGCATCGCATGAAGGAGTTTCTTGAGTCCTTGGCCAGTAAGGGCCCAGATGCCCTGCAGGAGTTTAGCCAGCAAGGAGGAGATACAAcgaccaccaccaccactatgGTCTACCAACAAGAGGCTAACTGTATCTACACAGACAGCACAGAGGTGGCAGGGTCATTGTTGGAGCTGGCTTGTCCG GTTCAGGTGCAGGTCCAGCCGCAGCAGCAACAGATACAGGAGTCCACGTCTCAGCAGCAGGCTGTACAACAGAATACAGAGCAACAGATAGTGCAG GTGCAGATACAGGGCCAGCAGCAAGGTCAGATGCTGGGTCAAGTCCTCCAAGTGCCCTCTGGGTCTCATCAGCAGCTTCAAGGTGTGACTACTGCACAGCTGATTCAGCCCGGTGAACTTACTGAGGAGCAGCACCAACAG CTGCAAGCCCAGCTGGTGGCAGCTGTTGCAGGAGGACAGCAGATTCAAATCCAGACAGTGGGGGCCCTCTCTCCCAGCCAGCAGCAGGACAATGTTGAGAGGAGGGTACTGGGAACCACTGTTGCCACATCACAGGGAGCAGGTGTCCTCCAGCCAGCCAAGAAGCGCAAGGTTGACATGCCCATCACTGTGTCCTATGCCCTGCCTGGTCAGCAAGTAGCCACAGTCCTGGCTATCCCTCAGGGACAAGGCCAGCAGCAGAGTTATGTGTCCCTGCGGCCGGACCTGCTAACTGTGGACAGCTCCCACCTTTACAGTGCCACAGGCACTATCACCAGTCCCACAGGGGAGACCTGGACAATCCCTGTCTATTCTGCTCCTGCAGCTTCCGGAGGCCGCGAGCAGGTCACACACATTGCCATCCCCCAGGAGGCCTATGGAACAGTGCAGGTTGCAGGGCCAAACActacaacaatgacaacaatgcCAACACAAGTTACTGTTGAAAATGACAAGctgaaaagtcaaagtcaaacagTGCAGGCTGTGTCCAGCATAACAAGCTCTGGGGGAATGGGAGGCCAGGAAGAAGTGGTGCACACACTGGCTGCAAACACGCTGTTCCCAGCCCAGCTGATGAACGGAAACATCCACATCCCAGTGGCAGTGCAGGGCTACTCCAACGCTACACAGTCCCTCATCTGGGATCCACAGCAGCAGGTGCTGCACACACAGGGGCTGTCAGGGCAGGACGCGCAGCAGCTGCAG GGTCAGACAGTGGTAGCAGAGGTAGATGGTCATGGCCAGCAACAAGTGCAggtgcaggagctgctgctgcctgccaCCCTGAAGCCAGAGGAGGGGCTGGAGGTGTGGGGGCTTTGGGCTCAGCGGAAAAATGCAGAGTTggaaaaatctgacaaaaataaGCTGGCCCCAATTGGCC gacGCCAGGCACTACGTTTCCAGGAGGACTTGGTGTCGTGTGCAGTAGCTGAGCTCTGCATGGGTCTGTCTTTGATGACAACAGAGGCTCGGGGGATGGAGGGAGAGTCTTATGAGGCGGATGTTCTCTACTATGTATTTCTGTGTATACAAAAA TATCTGTTTGATAATGGTCGTGTGGATGACATTTTCTCAGATCAGTACTATACTCGCTTCGCTCACAGTCTGCACCAGATCCTGGAGCCTTGGAGGCCATCTATTCATCCGCTAG GTTATATCATCCCCAGTCATGTGACGGAGGAGATGCTGTGGGAATGTAAACAGCTGGGAGCTCATTCTCCCTCGACGCTGCTCACAACTCTGATGTTCTTCAACACCAA GTATTTTCACCTGAAGACTGTAGATCAGCATCTAAAAGTGGCCTTTTCTAaggtgctgagacacaccagaAAGAGTCCCAACAACCCCAAAGACAAGAGCACCAGCATCCGATACCTAAAGTCAACAGAGAGGTTCATAGGACAGAAAG TGACAGATGACATGTACTCAGAGCAGCTGGAGGACCCAGAGAACCCGCTGCGATGTCCCATCAAGCTCTACGATTTCTACCTCTTCAAATG TCCGCAGAGTGCTAAAGGTCGCAATGACACCTTCTACCTGACTCCTGAGCCTGTGGTGGCTCCGAACAGCCCCATCTGGTACTCGACTCAACCAATCCCAAAAGAACAGCTGGAGCAGATGCTCACCCGCATCCTCGTCATCCGCGAAATCCAGGAAGCCATTAACATGTCGGAGAGCGTGCACTAG